The Collimonas sp. PA-H2 genome contains a region encoding:
- a CDS encoding nuclear transport factor 2 family protein — MFKKLMFLCSAMICSIVIAQGAAAAPANDEQVVADVVEQLRAAMNHPGDGAALKPLVMDELSYGHSNGKVQDKAEFIEALVSGASNFVSIALSDQSIKIVQDTAVVRHTFVAVTNDSGKPGNVSLKILMVWKKHDGHWRLLARQAVRFNA, encoded by the coding sequence ATGTTCAAGAAACTGATGTTCTTATGCAGTGCGATGATTTGCTCTATCGTGATCGCGCAGGGAGCGGCCGCTGCTCCGGCGAACGATGAGCAGGTGGTGGCGGATGTCGTCGAACAACTGCGGGCGGCGATGAACCATCCGGGCGATGGCGCGGCGCTGAAGCCGCTGGTGATGGATGAGCTGAGCTACGGTCACTCGAACGGCAAAGTGCAGGACAAGGCCGAATTCATCGAAGCGCTGGTCAGCGGCGCGTCGAACTTCGTCAGCATCGCCCTGTCCGACCAGAGCATCAAGATCGTGCAGGATACCGCCGTGGTGCGGCATACCTTCGTTGCCGTTACCAACGACTCGGGCAAGCCCGGCAACGTGTCGCTGAAAATCCTGATGGTCTGGAAGAAGCACGACGGTCATTGGCGCCTGCTGGCGCGGCAGGCGGTGCGCTTCAACGCGTAA
- the kdgD gene encoding 5-dehydro-4-deoxyglucarate dehydratase — protein sequence MTPQELKQILSSGLLSFPITDFDAQGDFRPSTYAERLEWLAPYGASALFVAGGTGEFFSLTTSEYSDVVRLAVETCRGKVPILAGAGGPTRTAIAFAQEAERLGAQGILLMPHYLTEASQDGLLAHAEAVCKSVKFGVVIYNRGICRLNADSMELLAARCPNLIGFKDGIGDIELMVSIRRRLGDRLTYLGGLPTAELFAAPYKALGVPVYSSAVFNFLPKLAIDFYTAVKNDDHATTGRLLDNFFLPYLAIRNKKAGYAVSIVKAGATIVGHDGGPVRTPLIDLNPEEREQLKTLILAQGPQ from the coding sequence ATGACTCCTCAAGAACTCAAGCAAATACTTTCCTCCGGCCTGCTGTCCTTCCCGATCACCGACTTCGATGCCCAAGGCGACTTCCGTCCGAGCACCTATGCCGAGCGGCTGGAATGGCTGGCGCCCTACGGTGCGAGCGCCTTGTTCGTGGCGGGCGGCACCGGCGAATTCTTTTCGCTGACGACTTCCGAGTACTCCGATGTAGTGCGGCTGGCAGTGGAAACCTGCCGCGGCAAAGTGCCTATCCTGGCCGGCGCCGGCGGCCCGACCCGCACCGCCATCGCCTTCGCGCAGGAAGCCGAACGCCTCGGCGCGCAAGGCATCCTGCTGATGCCGCACTATCTGACCGAAGCCTCGCAGGACGGCTTGCTGGCGCATGCGGAAGCGGTCTGCAAATCGGTCAAGTTCGGCGTGGTGATCTACAACCGCGGCATCTGCCGCCTGAACGCCGATTCGATGGAGCTGCTGGCTGCGCGCTGCCCGAACCTGATCGGCTTCAAGGACGGCATCGGCGACATCGAACTGATGGTTTCGATCCGCCGCCGCCTGGGCGACCGCCTGACCTATCTGGGCGGCCTGCCAACCGCGGAACTGTTTGCCGCGCCCTACAAGGCGCTGGGCGTACCGGTCTATTCGTCAGCAGTATTCAACTTCCTGCCCAAGTTGGCGATCGACTTCTACACCGCCGTCAAGAACGACGACCACGCCACCACCGGCCGCCTGCTGGACAACTTCTTCCTGCCCTACCTGGCGATCCGCAACAAGAAAGCCGGCTACGCAGTAAGCATAGTAAAAGCCGGCGCCACCATAGTAGGCCACGACGGCGGCCCGGTACGCACGCCGCTGATCGACCTCAACCCGGAAGAACGCGAACAACTGAAAACCCTGATCCTGGCGCAAGGACCACAGTAA
- a CDS encoding aldehyde dehydrogenase (NADP(+)), which translates to MNITGEMLIGQTAVRGTEGSLRAINPATNETIAPDFGAGSTAVVDRACKLAQQAFDAYRETTPEQRAQFLEEIATGILALGPQLIERATQESGLPTARLEGERGRTVGQLRLFAKVIRDGHYLSATLDSALPERTPPRSDLRLRKIAIGPVAVFGASNFPLAFSVAGGDTAAAFAAGCPVVVKTHNAHPGTSELVGRVIQQAVAACKLPEGVFSLIIGSGNEVGQALVSHPAIKAVGFTGSRQGGLALMRAAAQRREPIPVYAEMSSINPMFLLPHALAARASQIGSAFADSLTMGVGQFCTNPGLVIGLAGEHLAQFQEAASNALKAKAAGTMLTPGIHSAYVAGVERMQAADGVDTVGSGMAATAPCAAQAALFATDAATFLASEQLEDEIFGPSSLIVACKNEDEMQAVAEHLAGQLTATLQLDAADHALASKLLPTLERKAGRILVNGYPTGVEVSYAMVHGGPFPATSDSRSTSVGANAIERFLRPVCYQDLPGALLPAALQDGNPLGLTRLVDGALLSA; encoded by the coding sequence ATGAATATCACTGGTGAAATGCTCATCGGCCAAACTGCAGTGCGCGGCACAGAAGGCAGCCTGCGCGCCATCAACCCCGCCACCAACGAAACCATCGCCCCCGACTTCGGCGCCGGCAGCACAGCAGTAGTAGACCGCGCCTGCAAACTGGCGCAACAAGCCTTCGACGCCTACCGCGAAACCACCCCCGAACAACGCGCCCAATTCCTCGAAGAAATCGCCACCGGCATCCTCGCCCTCGGCCCCCAACTGATCGAACGCGCCACCCAGGAATCCGGCCTCCCCACCGCCCGCCTCGAAGGCGAGCGCGGTCGCACCGTAGGCCAGCTGCGCCTGTTCGCCAAAGTCATCCGCGACGGCCACTACCTCAGCGCCACCCTCGATTCGGCACTCCCAGAACGCACACCCCCACGCTCCGACCTGCGCCTGCGCAAGATCGCCATCGGCCCCGTCGCCGTATTCGGCGCCAGCAACTTCCCGCTAGCGTTCTCGGTCGCCGGCGGCGACACCGCCGCAGCCTTCGCCGCCGGCTGCCCGGTAGTCGTCAAGACCCACAACGCCCATCCCGGCACCTCGGAACTGGTCGGCCGCGTCATCCAGCAAGCCGTCGCCGCCTGCAAACTGCCGGAAGGCGTGTTCTCTCTGATCATCGGCAGCGGCAACGAAGTCGGCCAGGCCCTGGTCAGCCATCCCGCCATCAAGGCCGTCGGCTTCACCGGCTCGCGCCAGGGCGGCCTGGCGCTGATGCGCGCCGCCGCCCAGCGGCGCGAACCGATCCCGGTCTACGCCGAAATGAGCAGCATCAACCCCATGTTCCTGCTGCCGCATGCACTCGCAGCGCGAGCAAGCCAAATCGGCAGCGCCTTCGCCGATTCCCTGACCATGGGCGTCGGCCAGTTCTGCACCAATCCCGGCCTGGTGATCGGCCTGGCGGGCGAACATCTGGCGCAGTTCCAGGAAGCCGCATCGAACGCACTGAAAGCCAAGGCAGCCGGGACCATGCTGACCCCCGGCATCCATAGCGCCTACGTCGCCGGCGTCGAACGCATGCAAGCAGCCGACGGCGTCGACACCGTCGGATCAGGCATGGCCGCAACCGCCCCTTGCGCCGCGCAAGCAGCCCTGTTCGCCACCGACGCCGCCACTTTCCTCGCCAGCGAACAGCTGGAAGATGAAATCTTCGGCCCCAGCTCGCTGATCGTCGCCTGCAAGAATGAAGATGAAATGCAAGCGGTAGCGGAACACCTGGCCGGCCAGCTAACCGCCACCCTTCAGCTGGACGCCGCCGACCACGCGCTGGCCAGCAAGCTGCTGCCGACACTGGAACGCAAGGCCGGCCGTATCCTGGTCAACGGCTACCCGACCGGCGTCGAAGTATCCTATGCGATGGTGCACGGCGGGCCGTTCCCAGCCACTTCCGACAGCCGCAGCACCTCGGTCGGCGCCAACGCCATCGAGCGCTTCCTGCGGCCGGTGTGCTACCAGGACTTGCCGGGTGCCTTGCTGCCGGCAGCGCTGCAAGACGGCAATCCGCTTGGCTTGACGCGGCTGGTGGATGGCGCCTTGCTTAGCGCCTAA
- a CDS encoding efflux RND transporter permease subunit: MNLSAWFIRRPVATFLLMLGLLFIGVASYTQLPIAGVPQVDIPTISVNTDLPGASAETVASSITSPLERALAILPGVTSLTSSSSLGFSSISVQFDLARSVDAAALDVQSAINAALGDLPKNLPHPPTFEKKNPSDALLMTIAVYADNMPIGKVDDYVENFLTPEIARVRGVGAIDYHGQQKPAVRIQMDPNRIAAMGLTLEDVRQRIAEATANGPKGTLSGKRQSVTLDTSDQLSDAAEYGAIAMTSRNGATVRLRDAGVIVTSVEDVKQSAWLGQHHAVMIDVHKQIGFNVNATVAKIKEALPALERNLPPSLHLVLLGDRTQTIRSSVSDVQFTLFLTCLLVVFVVYIFLGSLRATLIPAIVIPLSLFGTMAAMYGLGYTLDNVSLMALTISIGFVVDDAIVMLENILRHIEEGMDPREAAFKGSHEIGFTIFSMTISLVAVFIPLLFMGGVVGRLFREFADTAAIAILISGVVSLTLTPVLCARFLTIDAAHRSGWFHRRCEHFLERMREVYAGGLRSVLRHQRLTLGVMLATLVATLGIYVYIPKGFFPQQDNGLIAGVTEASPDISYPAMLRQMQSLANLVRQDPDIQNVYFWIEGDPSLNVGRLLIDLKPFELRHASVYEVITRIGKRVRNIPEITLHMQARQDLQIGARVSKTQFQYTLRDANLAELQLWTPRMLAALRTIPQIRDVEGDSQPTAPRLQIVLDREAMARLGVSTQAVDDTLYDAFGQRQVASFYTQVNVYRVILEVDPRFQLDESALARIYVPSKSGVPVLLSAISKFEHSTAPLTVNHDGQFPASTLSFNLAPGQALGDAIDAINAKERAVAKPAGLSSIFAGSAQAFQESLANQPFLILAALLAIFIVLGILYESFIHPITIMSTLPSAGIGGLLALMLLHYDFSLVALIGVMLLIGIVKKNGIMMVDVAIVEEAGGLSPEEAIYKACLMRFRPIMMTTMVALLGALPLALGTGAGSELRRPLGIAMVGGLLLSQVLTLYTTPVVYLYMDRLVQRLRRKQVEAPLEITQ; the protein is encoded by the coding sequence TTGAACCTTTCCGCATGGTTTATCCGGCGCCCGGTAGCGACCTTCCTGCTGATGCTCGGGCTCTTGTTCATTGGCGTCGCCAGCTATACGCAGCTGCCGATCGCCGGTGTGCCACAGGTTGATATCCCGACGATTTCGGTCAATACCGATTTGCCGGGCGCCAGCGCGGAAACGGTAGCCTCCTCGATTACATCGCCGCTGGAGCGGGCGCTGGCGATACTGCCCGGAGTCACTTCCCTGACTTCCAGCAGTTCGCTAGGCTTCAGTTCGATCAGCGTGCAGTTCGACCTGGCGCGCAGCGTGGATGCCGCTGCCCTGGATGTGCAGAGCGCAATCAATGCAGCGCTGGGCGACTTGCCAAAAAATCTCCCGCATCCCCCGACCTTTGAAAAAAAGAATCCGTCGGATGCGCTGCTGATGACGATCGCTGTCTATGCTGACAACATGCCGATCGGGAAGGTTGACGACTACGTCGAGAATTTCCTGACGCCAGAGATTGCGCGCGTGCGCGGGGTAGGCGCGATCGATTACCACGGCCAGCAGAAGCCCGCGGTGCGTATTCAAATGGATCCGAACCGCATTGCAGCCATGGGTTTGACGCTGGAGGACGTGCGCCAGCGGATTGCCGAAGCTACCGCCAATGGCCCGAAGGGAACCTTGAGCGGGAAGCGCCAGTCGGTCACGCTGGACACCAGCGACCAGCTCAGCGACGCGGCGGAATACGGCGCCATTGCAATGACGTCCCGTAACGGCGCCACGGTCAGGCTGCGCGACGCTGGCGTGATTGTCACCAGCGTTGAAGACGTCAAGCAGAGCGCCTGGCTGGGGCAGCATCATGCGGTAATGATCGATGTGCACAAGCAGATCGGATTCAACGTCAACGCCACCGTGGCGAAAATAAAAGAAGCCTTGCCTGCGCTTGAACGCAATCTGCCGCCGTCGCTGCACCTGGTGCTGCTGGGCGACCGCACCCAGACCATACGTTCATCCGTCAGCGACGTGCAATTCACGCTTTTCCTGACTTGCCTGCTGGTGGTGTTCGTCGTCTATATTTTCCTGGGCAGCCTGCGCGCCACCCTGATTCCGGCGATCGTCATTCCGCTCTCGCTGTTCGGCACCATGGCGGCCATGTATGGGCTCGGTTACACGCTGGACAACGTATCTCTGATGGCGCTGACCATTTCGATCGGTTTTGTGGTGGACGATGCAATCGTCATGCTGGAAAATATCCTGCGGCATATCGAAGAGGGGATGGATCCCCGGGAGGCGGCATTCAAGGGCTCGCATGAAATCGGCTTCACCATTTTTTCAATGACGATTTCGCTGGTGGCGGTATTCATACCGCTGCTGTTCATGGGTGGCGTGGTCGGCCGCCTGTTCCGCGAATTCGCCGATACCGCGGCAATCGCCATCCTGATTTCCGGCGTGGTTTCCCTGACCTTGACGCCGGTGCTGTGTGCGCGCTTCCTGACCATCGATGCGGCGCACCGCAGCGGCTGGTTTCACCGGCGCTGCGAGCATTTCCTGGAACGCATGCGCGAGGTCTATGCCGGCGGCTTGCGCTCGGTGTTGCGGCATCAGCGCCTGACGCTGGGCGTGATGCTGGCTACGCTGGTGGCGACGCTGGGCATCTATGTCTACATTCCGAAAGGCTTTTTTCCGCAGCAGGATAACGGCCTCATCGCCGGCGTCACCGAAGCGTCGCCCGACATTTCCTATCCCGCGATGCTGCGCCAGATGCAATCCCTGGCGAACCTGGTCAGGCAGGATCCCGACATCCAGAATGTGTATTTCTGGATCGAGGGCGATCCGTCCCTGAACGTCGGGCGGCTGCTGATCGACCTCAAGCCGTTTGAACTGCGCCATGCCTCAGTATACGAAGTGATAACCCGCATCGGCAAGCGCGTCAGGAATATCCCGGAAATCACGCTGCATATGCAAGCCCGCCAGGATTTGCAGATTGGCGCGCGCGTCAGCAAGACGCAATTCCAGTACACGCTGCGCGACGCCAATCTGGCCGAGCTGCAGCTGTGGACGCCGCGCATGCTGGCGGCGCTGCGGACGATTCCGCAGATTCGCGATGTCGAAGGGGATAGCCAGCCGACCGCGCCGCGCCTGCAGATCGTCCTCGACCGGGAGGCGATGGCGCGCCTGGGCGTCAGCACCCAGGCGGTGGACGACACCTTGTATGATGCCTTCGGCCAGCGCCAGGTAGCCAGCTTCTATACCCAGGTCAATGTATACCGGGTGATCCTGGAAGTCGATCCGCGCTTCCAGCTCGACGAAAGCGCGCTGGCGCGCATTTACGTACCCTCAAAGAGCGGCGTGCCGGTGTTGCTGAGCGCGATCAGCAAGTTCGAACATTCGACGGCGCCGCTGACAGTCAACCACGATGGCCAGTTTCCGGCATCTACCTTGTCGTTCAACCTGGCTCCGGGACAAGCGCTGGGCGATGCCATCGATGCAATCAACGCCAAAGAGCGCGCCGTCGCCAAGCCTGCCGGCTTGAGTTCGATATTTGCAGGCAGCGCGCAAGCCTTCCAGGAATCGTTGGCAAACCAGCCGTTCCTGATCCTGGCGGCGCTGCTGGCGATTTTCATTGTGCTTGGCATCTTGTATGAAAGCTTTATTCACCCGATCACGATCATGTCGACCCTGCCTTCAGCCGGGATCGGCGGTTTGCTTGCATTGATGCTGCTGCATTATGATTTTTCGCTGGTGGCGCTGATTGGCGTCATGCTGCTGATCGGTATCGTGAAGAAAAACGGCATCATGATGGTTGACGTCGCCATCGTGGAAGAAGCCGGCGGCCTGTCGCCCGAAGAAGCCATTTATAAAGCCTGCCTGATGCGCTTCAGGCCGATCATGATGACCACCATGGTGGCGCTGCTGGGGGCATTGCCGCTGGCCCTGGGCACTGGCGCGGGATCCGAGCTGCGGCGGCCGCTCGGCATCGCCATGGTTGGCGGGCTGTTGCTGTCCCAGGTGCTGACTTTATACACCACGCCTGTCGTGTATCTGTATATGGACAGGTTGGTGCAGCGCTTGCGCCGCAAGCAGGTTGAAGCGCCGCTGGAAATTACTCAATGA
- a CDS encoding NAD(P)-dependent oxidoreductase, translated as MSDTQHKAGDGVKYGRLLLTGAGGGLGRVLRPRVAAFADIVRVSDLAAVLEDSAIAHEEVQPCNLADRAAVDALVADCDAIVHLGGVSVERPFEEILEANIKGVFHVYEAARRHGVKRVVFASSNHVTGFYRQDQIIDAHDLRRPDGYYGLSKSYGEDMAQLHFDRYGIETVSIRIGYSFPQAKDRRSLASWLSYDDLTELLRCALFTPDVGHTVVYGVSDNAGSWWNNRHAAHLGFVARDSSEQFRAAIEAQPMPAADDPMRKFQGGLFTVTGPFDPQ; from the coding sequence ATGAGCGATACACAACACAAGGCAGGAGACGGCGTGAAATACGGCCGCTTGTTACTCACGGGCGCAGGCGGCGGCCTCGGCCGGGTGTTGCGGCCGCGCGTGGCGGCGTTTGCCGACATCGTCCGGGTTTCCGATCTGGCCGCGGTGCTGGAGGATAGCGCCATCGCACATGAAGAAGTCCAGCCTTGCAACCTGGCCGACCGCGCTGCCGTCGATGCGCTGGTGGCGGACTGCGACGCCATCGTCCATTTGGGCGGGGTGTCGGTGGAACGGCCCTTCGAAGAAATCCTGGAAGCCAACATCAAGGGCGTATTCCATGTCTACGAAGCGGCGCGCCGCCATGGCGTCAAGCGCGTCGTCTTCGCCAGCTCCAACCATGTCACCGGTTTCTACCGCCAGGACCAGATCATCGATGCCCACGACCTGCGGCGTCCCGACGGTTATTACGGCTTGTCCAAGTCCTACGGCGAAGACATGGCGCAGCTGCACTTCGACCGCTACGGCATTGAAACTGTCAGCATCCGCATCGGCTATTCCTTCCCGCAAGCCAAGGACCGCCGTTCGCTCGCCAGCTGGCTGAGCTATGACGACTTGACCGAACTGCTGCGCTGCGCCTTGTTCACGCCGGATGTCGGCCACACCGTGGTGTACGGCGTCTCCGACAATGCCGGCAGCTGGTGGAACAACCGCCATGCCGCGCATCTGGGCTTTGTCGCGCGCGACAGTTCAGAACAGTTCCGCGCCGCCATCGAAGCGCAGCCGATGCCGGCGGCGGACGATCCGATGCGGAAGTTTCAGGGTGGTTTGTTTACCGTGACAGGGCCGTTTGATCCGCAGTGA
- a CDS encoding FadR/GntR family transcriptional regulator, protein MNTPLNPQPAPGAPRKKHRNLAQSVVASIADSIRDGSSKPGDKLPTESELMRTQGVSRTVIREAISHLQASGLVETRHGIGTFVLAASNTSNFDIDPETVITMRDILAILELRISLEAEAAGLAAARRNEEQLAQMRLALDAFQKSAHERGDSVAADVQFHLHIAQATGNRYFVDILSHLGTTIIPRTRINSARLAHDDPAAYLDRVHREHEDIYNAIVRQDADSARAAMRTHLSNSRERLRKVQDSMGSVS, encoded by the coding sequence ATGAATACACCGCTCAATCCCCAGCCCGCCCCCGGCGCACCGCGCAAGAAGCATCGCAACCTGGCGCAGAGCGTGGTCGCCAGCATTGCCGACAGCATTCGCGACGGCAGCAGCAAACCCGGGGATAAATTACCTACCGAGTCGGAATTGATGCGCACCCAGGGCGTCAGCCGCACGGTCATCCGTGAAGCAATTTCGCACCTGCAAGCGTCTGGACTGGTAGAGACGCGGCACGGTATCGGCACTTTCGTATTGGCGGCCAGCAACACCAGCAATTTTGACATCGACCCGGAAACCGTGATCACCATGCGCGACATCCTGGCGATTCTGGAACTGCGCATCAGCCTTGAAGCGGAAGCGGCGGGGCTGGCGGCGGCACGCCGCAATGAAGAGCAGCTGGCGCAGATGCGGTTGGCGCTGGATGCCTTCCAGAAGAGCGCCCACGAGCGCGGCGACTCGGTCGCAGCCGATGTCCAGTTCCACTTGCATATCGCACAAGCCACCGGCAACCGTTACTTCGTCGACATCCTGAGCCACCTCGGCACCACCATCATTCCACGCACCCGCATCAACTCGGCGCGGCTGGCGCATGACGATCCGGCCGCCTATCTTGACCGCGTGCACCGCGAGCACGAAGACATCTACAACGCCATCGTACGCCAGGACGCCGACAGCGCCCGCGCCGCCATGCGCACCCACCTGAGCAACAGCCGCGAGCGCTTGCGCAAGGTGCAGGACAGCATGGGATCCGTGTCGTAA
- a CDS encoding efflux RND transporter periplasmic adaptor subunit, with product MKLAKSRWLVVVIIGAVGLCIAAVQSGLFGQVAKKGSDAEKAVAVRTVLAERGNVQNYLDSAATVQALNTVTVHARVDAQISKVLFQEGANVKRGDILVELDRQPFEVQLRAAQAQKQKDSAQLANTRHDLQRYEYLAQRESGTMQVLDTTRALVEQLRATLDGDQAQIDMASLQLGYTTIRTPIDGRLGARLVDAGNLVHASDANGLVVVSQIQPIAMVFSLPQVLLPVLRQQQGRAALRVLALAEDRKEVLDQGELTLIDSQVDAATGTIRCKAVFKNAQEKLWPGTFAEVRVMLNDLPDAVSVPSTAIQAGAQHSFVYVVTSKNIAEQREVTLGPVADNRSVVLAGLAGGERVVVEGQFQLQAGARVEPKDAAPALAAPETNKVYSR from the coding sequence ATGAAATTGGCAAAATCACGGTGGCTGGTCGTTGTAATAATTGGTGCCGTCGGCCTGTGCATCGCCGCCGTCCAGTCCGGCTTGTTTGGCCAGGTTGCCAAGAAAGGCAGTGATGCTGAAAAGGCCGTTGCAGTCAGGACTGTGCTGGCAGAGCGCGGCAACGTGCAGAATTATCTGGACAGCGCCGCCACGGTCCAGGCCCTCAATACCGTGACAGTGCATGCGCGGGTCGACGCCCAGATCAGCAAAGTGTTGTTCCAGGAAGGCGCGAACGTCAAACGCGGAGATATCCTGGTTGAACTCGACCGCCAGCCTTTCGAAGTGCAACTGCGCGCTGCCCAGGCTCAAAAGCAGAAGGACAGCGCCCAGCTAGCAAATACCAGGCATGACCTGCAGCGCTACGAATATCTGGCGCAGCGCGAATCCGGCACGATGCAGGTTCTCGACACCACGCGTGCGCTTGTGGAGCAGCTGCGGGCGACCCTTGACGGCGACCAGGCGCAGATCGACATGGCTAGTCTGCAGCTTGGCTACACCACGATCCGCACGCCTATCGACGGCCGCCTGGGCGCCAGGCTGGTGGATGCCGGCAATCTGGTCCACGCCAGCGACGCCAACGGCTTGGTGGTGGTCAGCCAGATACAGCCGATCGCCATGGTGTTCTCCCTGCCCCAGGTTTTGCTGCCTGTGTTGCGCCAGCAGCAGGGACGTGCAGCCTTGCGTGTGCTGGCGCTGGCGGAAGACCGCAAAGAGGTGCTGGACCAGGGCGAGCTGACGCTGATCGACAGCCAGGTCGATGCCGCCACCGGCACTATCCGCTGCAAGGCGGTTTTCAAGAACGCGCAGGAAAAACTGTGGCCCGGGACGTTCGCCGAGGTGCGGGTGATGCTGAACGATTTGCCGGATGCCGTATCGGTGCCGTCGACCGCTATCCAGGCTGGCGCGCAACACTCTTTCGTGTATGTCGTCACATCAAAAAATATCGCCGAGCAGAGGGAAGTGACGCTCGGGCCTGTGGCAGACAACCGTAGCGTGGTTCTGGCCGGACTTGCCGGCGGCGAGCGCGTCGTTGTGGAAGGCCAGTTCCAGCTGCAGGCCGGCGCCAGGGTCGAGCCCAAGGACGCGGCGCCGGCATTGGCCGCGCCTGAGACCAACAAAGTATATTCACGCTGA
- a CDS encoding sterol desaturase family protein, which translates to MVEDTASILQQSGELQPGTGLITSVIALSLGFLSLLGVLAFHYPQYLTTPELRHVYSVSLMRQILFGALLIAGVLSLANILFGRQRSLNFSALLMVLAAVAWGGSKVVVGDFPDHTPYIGLDWFIIDLLGSTLIFVLIEKMFPLYRKQAIFRFEWQTDLVHFAVNHFIIGLALLVVNVMIHRVFGWMVHADFQNTVAAISFIPQLLLCMLVADLMEYGAHRAYHEVPLLWRFHSVHHSVKTMDWLAGSRQHILELICTRVLVLGPLFVLGFDKSVVNAYIIIVGFQAVFNHSNVHLPWGPLRYIFVTPDFHHWHHSSEDEAIDKNYAAHFAFIDYFLGTAVKAKKAFPEKYGVVGDYMPDGFIRQQAFPFRSTKID; encoded by the coding sequence ATGGTGGAGGACACCGCCAGCATCCTGCAGCAGAGCGGCGAACTGCAGCCCGGCACCGGCCTGATCACCAGCGTGATTGCGCTCAGCCTGGGTTTCCTCAGCCTGCTCGGCGTGCTGGCCTTCCATTATCCGCAATACCTGACCACGCCCGAGCTGCGCCATGTGTATTCGGTCAGCCTGATGCGCCAGATCCTGTTCGGCGCGCTGCTGATCGCCGGCGTGCTGTCGCTGGCCAACATCCTGTTCGGCCGCCAGCGCTCGCTGAATTTTTCCGCGCTGCTGATGGTGTTGGCGGCAGTGGCCTGGGGCGGCTCCAAGGTCGTGGTCGGCGATTTCCCCGATCACACGCCGTACATCGGCCTCGACTGGTTCATCATCGACCTGCTCGGCTCGACCCTGATCTTCGTGCTGATCGAAAAGATGTTCCCGCTGTACCGCAAGCAAGCCATCTTCCGCTTCGAATGGCAGACCGACCTGGTGCATTTCGCGGTCAACCATTTCATCATCGGCCTGGCGCTGCTGGTGGTCAACGTCATGATCCACCGCGTGTTCGGCTGGATGGTGCACGCCGATTTCCAGAACACCGTGGCCGCCATCAGCTTCATCCCGCAGCTGCTGCTGTGCATGCTGGTGGCCGACCTGATGGAATACGGCGCCCACCGCGCCTATCACGAAGTGCCTTTGCTGTGGCGCTTCCACTCGGTCCACCACAGCGTCAAGACCATGGACTGGCTGGCCGGCTCGCGCCAGCACATCCTGGAACTGATCTGCACCCGTGTGCTGGTGCTGGGTCCGCTGTTCGTGCTCGGCTTCGACAAGTCGGTGGTCAACGCCTACATCATCATCGTCGGCTTCCAGGCCGTGTTCAATCACTCCAACGTGCACCTGCCATGGGGCCCGCTGCGCTACATCTTCGTCACCCCGGATTTCCATCACTGGCATCACTCCTCGGAAGACGAAGCGATCGACAAGAACTATGCGGCGCACTTTGCCTTCATCGATTATTTCCTCGGCACTGCGGTCAAGGCCAAGAAGGCCTTCCCGGAGAAATACGGCGTAGTGGGGGATTACATGCCGGATGGCTTTATCAGGCAGCAGGCGTTTCCGTTTCGCAGTACGAAGATAGACTAA
- a CDS encoding DUF3297 family protein gives MNDIQNRPPLPDRLSVDPRSPYYNAAIFEHDVGIKLNDKERFEVEEYCISEGWIKIPAGKALDRKGNPLMTKVKGTVEPFYR, from the coding sequence ATGAACGATATCCAAAACCGCCCCCCACTTCCTGATCGGCTCTCAGTCGATCCTCGTAGCCCTTACTATAATGCCGCCATATTTGAACATGATGTTGGTATTAAACTTAACGATAAAGAGCGCTTCGAAGTTGAGGAATATTGCATCAGCGAGGGATGGATTAAAATCCCGGCCGGAAAGGCGCTAGATCGGAAGGGCAACCCCTTAATGACTAAAGTAAAAGGCACGGTCGAACCTTTCTATCGATAG